From Salinicola endophyticus:
GCTGGGCGCCGGGCTGCTGGCACTGGCCGGCGGCGCCCAGGCCCAGCTCGAGGATTTCGACGCGCTGGACAATCCGGCCGAGGCCGAGAAGCCATTCGAAGGGCAGGCCGAGCTGGGCTATCACAAGATCAGCGGCAACAGCCACAGCGAGAGCCTGCGGGCCGGCGCCGACATGACCTGGTTCGATGCGCCCTGGTCCTACAACTTGAAGCTGGGGGCCAGGAGCGCCAGCGACGATGACGAGACCTCCGCCGAGGAGTATTTCGTCCAGGGCCGCACGCGCTACAACCTTTCCCGCGCCAACTATCTGTTCGGGCTGGCGCGCTGGGACAAGGACCGTTTCTCAGGTTATGACTCGCAGAGCACACTGATCGGTGGCTATGGCCGCCAACTCCTCGAGGGACCGCCGCATTCGCTCTCGGTCGAGGTCGGCCCCGGGGTGCGTCACGACGAATACACCGGCGACGGCAGTGACGATCTGGCGCTGTTCTATGCCGGACTGGACTACGGTTGGCAGTTCTCCGAGAACTCGCGCTTCACTCAGACGCTGGCCACCGAGTCGTCGCGCGAGAACATCATCGGGCGCTCCGAGACGGCGCTGGTCGTGGCGATGAACGACGACCTGGCGCTCAAGCTCTCCTACGAGGCCGACTTCAACGACAACCCGCCGCCGGGGGCCTCCAGCCAGACCGACACCACCACCGGGGTGTCGCTGGTCTACCACATGTGACTGAGAGGGTGTTTACAAAATGTCTGCGCTCGACAATACGGCGTTGAAATCGATCTCAAAATGCTCATTTACTCCTCGTAAACTCCGCTTTTTCGGCCGATTTCGCCTTGTCTTGCCTTCGCTCGCCGACTTTGTAAACACCCTCTAAGAACGCCCTTCACAACCACCAGGCGACGTGGGCTTATCCGGCGCCCATCGTCAGAGGGTTTGGAAGTCAGTTCTGTACCGACATCACCGCTCCGCCATCGACGCGCAGATTGCTGCCGTTGACGAAGGAGGCGTGGGGGGAGAGCAGCATGGCGATGATGTAGGCGACTTCGTCCGCCTCGCCGCGGCGCTTGGCGACGATGCCCGGGCGCTCCTCGTCGAGAAAGCTCGCCACCGCCTCGTCGAACGAGCAGTTCAGCGCTTTGGCGCGCTGGTGCATCATGCCATCGGTCATCGGCGAGGCGATGAACGCCGGTGCCACGGTGTTGCACAGCACCCCGTGCGCCGCCTCGCGGTAGGAGAGGTTCTTGATGAAGGCGCTCAGCGCCGCCTTGGCGGTGTTGTAGACCGCCTCCTCCCAGTAGGGCTGTACGGTGTTCTCCGAGGTGAGACAGATGAAGCGCCCCCAGCCCTGCTCGCGCATCGCCGGGATGGTCGCGCGTGCCAGACGCACCGCGGAGAAGAAGTCGATCTGCCACGCCTCTTCGTAATCGGCGTCCGGCAGGGTCAGCGGGTCGCCCTTGGCGCCGGTGATGCCGGCGGCGTGGACCACCATGTCGATATGGCCGAAGCGTTCGCGGCCGCGGGCGACGAGGGCATCGACCTGGGCCTGATCGGTGACATCGGCGGTGACGCAGAGCGTTGCGCCGTCGAGATCGGCGGCCGCCGCCTCGAGCGCCTCGGCGTCGATATCACTGAGAACGAGGTTGACGCCCTCGGCGGCGAGCCGCCGCGCGGTCGCCAGACCGATACCGCCCTGGGCGCCGGTCACCAGTGCGGTCTTGCCGCTGATGGCGAGATCCATGTGTTTGCCTCCTTGCAGACCATGCACTTGTAGACGACGAACTTGCAGAAGATGGCGCCGCCGCACAGGCGACGACACCCGAGCCTTGAGCATGGTCACGATTGGCGTGCGGCGCCAACCCGGTTTTGTCAGCCCTGGCTGGCTGCGGCATAGTGTGCGCTTCTCGCCATCATCACCAGACACCCCCGCACAGTGGTCGCCGCCAGGCATCGTCTGCAGGCGGCGCCGTCGTCGCGCCATGACGGGGGATCTCGCAGGGAACGCCATGACAATCCGAATTCTCTCCCGGACGCTCGGTGCCGGGGTGCTGCTCGTGCCGCTGGGGGCGCTGGCTCAGGCGGGCAGTGCCGCGTCCGAGGCCCGGCCGGTCATCGAGGTAACCGCGCCGCGCCTGGCGCGGGAGCTCTACGCCACGCCGGCGGCCGTCTCCGTGGTCGACCGCGAAGCGATCCAGCAGGGCCAGCAGCGGGTCAGGCTGGACGAGTCGCTCGACCTCGTCCCCGGGCTCTATCTGCAGAACCGCAACAACTTCGCCCAGGGGCAGCGCATCGCCATCCGCGGTTTCGGCGCGCGGGCGCCTTTCGGTGTGCGCGGTATCACCGTGATGGTCGACGGTATCCCCTATACGCTGCCCGACGGCCAGGCCCAGCTCGATGCCATCGATCTCGACAGCGCCGAACGCATCGAGGTGATCCGCGGGCCGGCCGCAGTGCAGTACGGCAATGCCGCCGGTGGGGTGATCAGCGTGACCACGGCGGATGGGCGCGACGATCCGGGTAGCCACATTCGTATGGAGGGGGGCAGCCACGGCTATCGCAAGTACGCGGTGAGCAACGGCGGGGTCAATGGCCCCTGGTCGCACCATGTCAGCCTCTCCGCCCTCGACTATTCGGGCTACCGTGACCACAGCGCCACCGAGAAGTATCTGCTCAATGCCAAGCTGCGCCGCGAGCTGGGTAGCGACCGTGCGCTCACCGCCATCGTCAATCTGCTCGACAATCCCGAGTCCGAGGATCCGGGCGGGCTGACCCGGGCGCAGGTGCATGCCGATCGCGATCAGGCCGGGGCCTTCACCGAGAAGTACGACACCGGCCAGAACGTCGATCAGCAGGTACTCGGCCTGCAGTACGAGGATCTCTCGGCGGGGCCCGGGGCGCTCTATCTCAAGGGCTTCTATCTGCGCCGCGACTTCGGGCAGCAGCTGCCCTATCCCGGCGACAGCCTGATCGACTATCAGCGTGACTACTATGGCGGCAGCGCCGAGTATCACCAGACCGTGCATCTGGCGCAGATGCCGCTGCGCTATGTCGCCGGGGTCGATGTCGCGCATCAGCGCGACGACCGTGGACGCAAGAACGTCGCCTTCAGCGGCGAGGTCACCGGTACGGCGGCCGACGAGACCCAGACGGCGACCTCGCTGGGGGCCTTCGTGCAGGGCGATCTCGACCTCGACGAGCGCTGGACGCTCTCCCTCGGCGGGCGCTACGACCGGGTCCGGATGAAGATCGACGACGCCTATATCGACCCCGCCAACGAGGACGGCGATGACAGCGGCGAGCGGACCTTCGATCAGTGGAGCACCAGTGCGGGTATCAGCTACCGCTACCGTGCCAACCATCAGCTCTATGCCAACACCGCCACCGCCTACGAGACGCCGACCTTCTCCGAGTTCGCCAACCCCAGCGGCGCCGGCGGCTTCAACGGCGATATCGAGCCGCAGAAGGCATGGAGCCGCGAGCTGGGCGCGCGCGGCAGCTTCGCCAACGGCGTCGACTACGACGTCGCGCTGTTCTCGGTGCGGGTGCGCGACGAGCTGGTGCCCTACGAGGGCGAGTCCGGGCGTACCTTCTACCAGAACGCCGGTGACAGCGAGCGCGATGGCCTCGAAGTCGCGCTCGGCTGGCAGTTCACCCCTGACTGGCGCCTCGACAGCGCCCTGACGCTGGCGCGCTACCACTTCGACCATTTCTCCGATACCCAGGGTCGCTACGACGGCAAGCGCATCCCCGGCCTGCCGCAGCAGACCTGGGTCAACCGTTTGAGCTGGGAGGGGGTAGGCAAGCGTTTCGCCAGCGTCGAGACCCAGTACGTGGGCGATATGGTGGCGGATAACGCCGGCGATGTGACGGTCGGCGACTACTGGCTGGTCAATCTGCGCGGCGGCGACGGCTGGCATCTCGGTGGCGACACCTGGCTCAAGACCTATGTCGGTGTGCGCAACCTGTTCGCGGTGGAGCACTATGCCAACGTGCGCATCAACGCCAGCAACGCGCGCTACTTCGAGCCGGCGCCAGGGCGAACGGTCTATGCTGGTATTGGCCTGGATTTCTGAGGCACAACGGCACGGGCGCCGTGAATGGCGTCCCGTTCGGCGATTCACCCAGCGCTTCTCGAGCGCCATCATAACGACACCGGGCCGCCCTGGCTGTGCCCGGCGGGATCACGAGGAACTCATCATGCGTCATCTACTCTCTTTCGCCTTGGCTGCGCTGCTCTTGTCGCTGCTGGCCGGCTGTACCGTCAACACCTACGCCGATGGCCAGCGCGAGGTCCAGCCCGGCGTACCCCAGGATGGCCCCACCGCCAATCCGGCGGATGCCACCCGCGGGCAGGAGGGGAGCGGCGAGCTGCCCTGATCGCCTGTCACGCCGTGTTAGAGGGTGTTTACAAAATGCCTGCGCTCGGCAATACGGCGTTAAAATCGGCCTCAAAATGCTCATTTACCCCGTGTAAATTCCGCTTTTTCGACCGATTTTGCCTTGTCTTGCCTTCGCTCGCCGAATTTGTAAACACCCTCATAGCGCGCGTGCTTGCGCGGCACGCGATGGGGGCGAAGTAAAGTTCAAGATCGAGTCGCCGATAGACGTTCTACGTACTGCCACCCCCTTGAGGCTGGCGATGCGCGGGCATGATCGGCGGCTGGCCGCGACGCCCGCGTGTCGCGGCCGATCGAGAGCGCCGAGATGTGCCCGACCTTTTCGCATCGCTGGACCCTGAGCGCGCCCTTGGCGGCCCTGTGGCTGGTGCTGCTGGCGTGGGCGGCCCCCGCCGCCAGCGCCCAGTTGCAAGTCACCGATGCTGCCACCGGCGCAACGCTCAGCCAGGCGGTGATCGAGATCTACGCGCCGTCCACGACGGGGGCGGTTCGCACGGCCGCCAGTGGCCACCAGGTCGTGCAGCGCCATGCCACGTTCATCCCGCACGTGCTGCTGGTACCGGTGGGTGCCGAGGTCAGCTTTCCCAATCGCGACACCACCCGCCATCAGGTCTACTCCTTCTCGCCGGCGCACCCGTTCAGCCTCGATCTCTATCTGCAGGAGACGCCGCCGCCAGTGCGTTTCGATCGCGCAGGCGTGGTCGTGCTCGGCTGCAATATCCATGATGCGATGGAGGCCTTCATCGTGGTCAGCGAGGCCCCCTATCGCGCGCTGACCGCTGAAGATGGCCGCGCCGCGTTCACGCTGCCCCCGGGGCGGCACCGACTGCGCGTGTGGCACCCCCGCCTGGAGGATACGCATCTCGCATGGTGGGAGGGCGAGATCGGCGCCGAGGAAACGCGCCAGGTAGCGCTTACCCTCGCGGCGAGTCTGCCCTCGGTACCCGAGCCCTCGGCGCTGCAGCAACGCTTCCAGCGCGCGCTCGAACAGACGCAGGCTCACTGAATGTCATTCCGTCGGCGCTTGTTGCTGATCATGCTGGCGGTGATGGCCGTAGCCCAGCTGGTCGCCGCCGTCGCCACCCTGGGCACCATCCATCGCGATGTCATGCACAAGGGCGGGCGCGAGCTGGAGGTGGGGCTCGGGGTGATGCGCCAGCTGCTCGACGAGCGCGGCAAGCAGCTGCGCGACAGCGTCGGTATTCTGACCTCGGACTTCGGTTTCAGGAGTGCGATCGCCTCCCAGGACCAAGGCACGCTGGCCAGCGTACTGGCCAATCACGGCGAGCGGGTGGGGGCCAATATGGTGCTGCTGGCGGCGCCGGACGGCACCATCGTGGTCAGCAGCCACCACGCCCCGGGCACGCCGATGCCGTTCCCGCGGCTATGGCGCCAGGTGCGCCAGGCCGGCGAAGCGACCGGTGTGGTGCTGCAGGACCAGCGACCCTATCAGTTCGTCATGCTGCCGGTGCGGGCGCCCAACCTGATCGGCTGGGTCGGCATGGGGTTCTTGCTCGACACGCCGCTGGCCGAGGAGATCGGCCGCTTGACCCGGCTGCAGGTCAGTTTTCTGGTGAGCAGCGCGGATCAGGCGCCGGATGCGGCGGGCGATATGAAGGGCTATGTCGCCGGCGCGCTGTCCCAGGCGCCACCCGCGGCGGTGAGCGCGCTGCGCGCGGATCTGGCGCGCGGCGAATATCTTCACCACAGCGGCGTCGACACCGGGCTGGACGCGCTGGTGCGCGCCTCGCCGCTGATGACCTCCGAGATCGCCACTGACGCAGGTCGGGGCCAGGTCTATGCCGTGGTAGAGCACTCGCGTGCGGATCTGCTGGCGGTATTCCAGGCGCTCGGTTGGCGGCTAGCGGCGATCTTTGCCGTGACGCTGGCGCTGACCGCGCTGGTCGCCGCCTTCAGTGCGCGCAGCATGTCACGGCCATTGATACGGCTGGCCCGAGTGGCCCAAGGGATCGGCCGCGGCGAGCGGGTCGCCGACGTCCCGACCGACAGCGGCGGCGAGATCGGCCTGCTCGGGCGCACCCTGGCGGCGATGCAGAACGATATCGATGACCGCGAGCGCCAGCAGCGCAATCAGGCGCGTCGCGATCAGCTCACCGGGCTGGCCAACCGCCACTCGGCGCAGCAGGACATCACCGAGGCGGTCGCGGCGGGATACCCGTTCACGCTGCTGCGAATGTCGATCTGCGGTTTCCGCCATATCAACGACACCTTCGGTTACGCTGTCGGCGATCAGGCGCTTTGCCAACTGGCGAAGCGTCTTGCCACCTATCCGGCACCGGTGCGCCACGCCTATCGCCTTGGGGGCGATGAGTTCCTGCTGCTGGTCGACTCGGCGGCCGTCGATGCCCACTGGCTGACCTCGCTGCGCGAGGGGCTGGCGCAGCCGATCGAGCTCGAGCAATCGCCGCTGCGCCTGCAGCTCGTCTACGGTAAGGTCAACTTCCCCGAGCACGGGTGCAATGCCCTTCTGTTGCTGCGGCGGGCCGAGGTGGCCATGGACATGGCCAAGCAGCAACGGCTCGGCTATCTGCGCTATGTGGAAGGGCAGGACGAGAAGCGTCTGCGTGAGCTGACGCTGGTGCGCGATCTGCAATTGGCGGCCGAGCGGGGGCAGCTGAGCATGGCCTACCAGCCCAAGATCGCCGCTGCCGACGGCGCGCTGGTCGAGCTCGAGGCGCTGATGCGCTGGCAGCATCCGGAGTTCGGCTTCATTCCGCCGGACGAGTTCATCACCCTGGCCGAGAGCGCCGGGATCATCTCCCAGCTGACCGGCTGGATGTTGAGCACGGTGTGTCGACAGCTGGCCGCCTGGGAAGCCGAGGAGGGGTTGTGCCTGGCGGTGGCGGTGAACCTGTCGGCGCAGGACGTCATCGATCCGGCGCTGCCGCAGCGGCTCGATCAGGCGCTGGCCGCGTATGGTCTGGACCCGGCCCGGCTGGGGCTGGAAGTGACCGAGAGTGCGATCATCTCCGACCCGGAGGTGTCGCGCCGGGTGCTGGCCGAGCTGTCGCGGCGCGGCGCCAGCACCGCGATCGACGATTTCGGCACCGGCTACTCCTCGCTGGGCCAGCTCAAGCACCTGGCGGTACGCCAGCTCAAGATCGATAAATCCTTCATTCTCAAGCTCGATCAGCACTCCGACGACCGCATCATCGTGCACTCGACGATCGAGCTCGGCCACAACCTGGGGCTCGAGGTGGTCGCCGAGGGTGTCGAGACCGACGCCGCAAGGGCGCTGCTGGTCGAGCTGGGTTGCGACTATCTGCAGGGCTACGGCATCTCGCGTCCGCTGCCCGCGGCCGCCGTGGCCGAGTGGATCGCCGCCTATCCGCCCGGCGTGCGCCGGCCTCTGCGCCCGCCCGAGCCCTCGACACCATGACCTTGCGAGGAGACGCCTGATGGCGAGACGCCTACGCCGCTGGCTGCGGCGCCTGTCGGTGGGTGCCACTGCGCTGGCCGCTGCTACCGCGCTGGCGACGCCGGCACAGGCCGGGAGCCGCCTGCTGGGCACTGGTGGCGTGACTCAGATCGAGGGGGCCGCCGGTGGCGGGCTGTCGCCCTGGGGCGTGCTCGTCGGCACCGCCAGCGATACCGAGGTGGCGGTGAGCGTGGCTGCCAGCGAGGCGTGGCTGGACGACTACGGCCTGCGCGTGCGCGGGATCGGGCTCAACTGGCACGACCGGGTGGAAGTCTCCTACGCCCGCCAGCGGCTGGCGCTCGACACCCTGGGCGGCGTGCTCGAGCAGGAGATCTACGGCGCCAAGCTGCGCCTGTTCGGTGATCCGCTCTACCACCCCTGGGGCAGCTGGAGCATTGGCGTGCAGCACAAGCGGCTCGACCAGGGGCAGGCGCTGGCGCGTGCCGTGGGCGCCGAGGCGACCCAGGGCAACGATCTCTATCTGGCCGGCAGCAAGCTGTTCTTCGACGCGGTGGCCGGGCGCAATCTGCTGGCCAACCTGACGCTGCGCTCGACCCGCGCCAATCAGGGCGGGCTGCTCGGCTTCGGCGGTGATCGCGACAGTGGGCGCTCGCTGGTGGCCGAGGGCTCGCTGGGGGTGTTCCTGACCCCGGCCTGGCTGGTCGGGGTGGAGTATCGGCAGAAGCCGGACAACCTCGGCTTTGCCGAGGAGCAGGCGTGGCAGGATGTCTTCACCGCGCTGTTCTTGACCCGCCACCTCTCGCTGACCGGTGCCTGGCTCGATCTCGGTGATATCGCCGGGCTCGAGAACCAGCGCGGCGGCTATCTCTCGCTGCAATTGGCGCTTTGACGGGGAGCCTGTGATGTATCCCATTCACTCACGTGGGCGCTGGGCAGCGGCGCTGCTGGCGCTGCTCCTGAGCGGCTGTGCCGCCTCGCCGCCACAGCCCGCGCCGACCCTCTATCAAAAGCTCGGCGGTGAGCAGGGCATTCACGCCATCGTCGAAGACTTCACCTATCGCCTCGCCGATGATCCCGAGCTGGTGGCGTTCTTCGCCAACACCAACATCGACTACTTCGTCGGCTCGCTGCAGGACTACCTGTGCGTGGTCAGCGATGGCCCCTGTGTCTACCGCGGCGCGCCGATGGACAAGGCGCACCAGCACATGGGCATTCGTGAGGCCGACTTCAACCGCCTGGTCGATGTGCTCCAGGCGACGCTGCTCGACCAGCCGATCTCCGCTTCTGCACGCAACCAGCTGCTCAAACGGCTGGCGGCGCAGCACGCCGCGATCATGCGCTATCAGTGAAGCGTCGGCCAGATGCACCGAGGCCCGCGCCGGGTGGCGCGGGCCTCGGATCTGAAGAGATGGACTTAGCCTGCGCCCATCATCAGAAGGTCTGGCAACAAGCGCCGAGCCTCGGGCGCGATGAGCGGGATCAGGCGCGATAGTCGGTCTCGGAGTAGAGCACGCGCAGGCGCACGGTATGGTTGACCTGCTTGAGCGCGTCGAGCGCCTGCGGGCCGTAGGCCTTGTCGACGTCGATCACCACGTAGCCGACCTTGTCGTTGGTCTGCAGGAACTGGCCGGCGATGTTGATCCCGTTCTCCGACAGCACGCGGTTGATCTCCGAGAGCACCCCGGGCACGTTCTCGTGGATGTGCAGCAGGCGATGCTTGTCCGGGTGCGAGGGCAGCGCCACCTCGGGGAAGTTGACCGAGGTGATGGTGGTGCCGTTGTCGGAGTAGGTGACCAGCTTCTCGGCCACTTCGATGCCGATGTTCTCCTGGGCTTCCAGCGTCGAGCCGCCGATGTGCGGGGTCAGGATCACGTTCTCCAGACCGCGCAGCGGCGAGACGAACTCCTCGTTGCTGCCCTTGGGCTCGACCGGGAAGACGTCGATCGCCGCGCCCAGCAGCTTGCCGCTCTGGAGCGCTTGTGCCAGCGGCTCGATCTCGACTACCGAGCCGCGCGAGGCGTTGATCAGAATGCCACCCTGCTTCATCAGCGCGATCTGCTCGGCGCCGATCATCCAGCGGGTGGCGGGCAGGTCTGGCACGTGCAGGCTGACCACGTCGGCGCGTGCCAGCAGCTCTTCGAGGCTACCC
This genomic window contains:
- a CDS encoding DUF481 domain-containing protein, whose product is MIHQGRAKTLMRARQWLLGAGLLALAGGAQAQLEDFDALDNPAEAEKPFEGQAELGYHKISGNSHSESLRAGADMTWFDAPWSYNLKLGARSASDDDETSAEEYFVQGRTRYNLSRANYLFGLARWDKDRFSGYDSQSTLIGGYGRQLLEGPPHSLSVEVGPGVRHDEYTGDGSDDLALFYAGLDYGWQFSENSRFTQTLATESSRENIIGRSETALVVAMNDDLALKLSYEADFNDNPPPGASSQTDTTTGVSLVYHM
- a CDS encoding SDR family oxidoreductase, with amino-acid sequence MDLAISGKTALVTGAQGGIGLATARRLAAEGVNLVLSDIDAEALEAAAADLDGATLCVTADVTDQAQVDALVARGRERFGHIDMVVHAAGITGAKGDPLTLPDADYEEAWQIDFFSAVRLARATIPAMREQGWGRFICLTSENTVQPYWEEAVYNTAKAALSAFIKNLSYREAAHGVLCNTVAPAFIASPMTDGMMHQRAKALNCSFDEAVASFLDEERPGIVAKRRGEADEVAYIIAMLLSPHASFVNGSNLRVDGGAVMSVQN
- a CDS encoding TonB-dependent receptor; translation: MTIRILSRTLGAGVLLVPLGALAQAGSAASEARPVIEVTAPRLARELYATPAAVSVVDREAIQQGQQRVRLDESLDLVPGLYLQNRNNFAQGQRIAIRGFGARAPFGVRGITVMVDGIPYTLPDGQAQLDAIDLDSAERIEVIRGPAAVQYGNAAGGVISVTTADGRDDPGSHIRMEGGSHGYRKYAVSNGGVNGPWSHHVSLSALDYSGYRDHSATEKYLLNAKLRRELGSDRALTAIVNLLDNPESEDPGGLTRAQVHADRDQAGAFTEKYDTGQNVDQQVLGLQYEDLSAGPGALYLKGFYLRRDFGQQLPYPGDSLIDYQRDYYGGSAEYHQTVHLAQMPLRYVAGVDVAHQRDDRGRKNVAFSGEVTGTAADETQTATSLGAFVQGDLDLDERWTLSLGGRYDRVRMKIDDAYIDPANEDGDDSGERTFDQWSTSAGISYRYRANHQLYANTATAYETPTFSEFANPSGAGGFNGDIEPQKAWSRELGARGSFANGVDYDVALFSVRVRDELVPYEGESGRTFYQNAGDSERDGLEVALGWQFTPDWRLDSALTLARYHFDHFSDTQGRYDGKRIPGLPQQTWVNRLSWEGVGKRFASVETQYVGDMVADNAGDVTVGDYWLVNLRGGDGWHLGGDTWLKTYVGVRNLFAVEHYANVRINASNARYFEPAPGRTVYAGIGLDF
- a CDS encoding Cupredoxin — its product is MCPTFSHRWTLSAPLAALWLVLLAWAAPAASAQLQVTDAATGATLSQAVIEIYAPSTTGAVRTAASGHQVVQRHATFIPHVLLVPVGAEVSFPNRDTTRHQVYSFSPAHPFSLDLYLQETPPPVRFDRAGVVVLGCNIHDAMEAFIVVSEAPYRALTAEDGRAAFTLPPGRHRLRVWHPRLEDTHLAWWEGEIGAEETRQVALTLAASLPSVPEPSALQQRFQRALEQTQAH
- a CDS encoding EAL domain-containing protein, with the protein product MSFRRRLLLIMLAVMAVAQLVAAVATLGTIHRDVMHKGGRELEVGLGVMRQLLDERGKQLRDSVGILTSDFGFRSAIASQDQGTLASVLANHGERVGANMVLLAAPDGTIVVSSHHAPGTPMPFPRLWRQVRQAGEATGVVLQDQRPYQFVMLPVRAPNLIGWVGMGFLLDTPLAEEIGRLTRLQVSFLVSSADQAPDAAGDMKGYVAGALSQAPPAAVSALRADLARGEYLHHSGVDTGLDALVRASPLMTSEIATDAGRGQVYAVVEHSRADLLAVFQALGWRLAAIFAVTLALTALVAAFSARSMSRPLIRLARVAQGIGRGERVADVPTDSGGEIGLLGRTLAAMQNDIDDRERQQRNQARRDQLTGLANRHSAQQDITEAVAAGYPFTLLRMSICGFRHINDTFGYAVGDQALCQLAKRLATYPAPVRHAYRLGGDEFLLLVDSAAVDAHWLTSLREGLAQPIELEQSPLRLQLVYGKVNFPEHGCNALLLLRRAEVAMDMAKQQRLGYLRYVEGQDEKRLRELTLVRDLQLAAERGQLSMAYQPKIAAADGALVELEALMRWQHPEFGFIPPDEFITLAESAGIISQLTGWMLSTVCRQLAAWEAEEGLCLAVAVNLSAQDVIDPALPQRLDQALAAYGLDPARLGLEVTESAIISDPEVSRRVLAELSRRGASTAIDDFGTGYSSLGQLKHLAVRQLKIDKSFILKLDQHSDDRIIVHSTIELGHNLGLEVVAEGVETDAARALLVELGCDYLQGYGISRPLPAAAVAEWIAAYPPGVRRPLRPPEPSTP
- a CDS encoding DUF3034 family protein, producing the protein MARRLRRWLRRLSVGATALAAATALATPAQAGSRLLGTGGVTQIEGAAGGGLSPWGVLVGTASDTEVAVSVAASEAWLDDYGLRVRGIGLNWHDRVEVSYARQRLALDTLGGVLEQEIYGAKLRLFGDPLYHPWGSWSIGVQHKRLDQGQALARAVGAEATQGNDLYLAGSKLFFDAVAGRNLLANLTLRSTRANQGGLLGFGGDRDSGRSLVAEGSLGVFLTPAWLVGVEYRQKPDNLGFAEEQAWQDVFTALFLTRHLSLTGAWLDLGDIAGLENQRGGYLSLQLAL
- a CDS encoding group 1 truncated hemoglobin — encoded protein: MYPIHSRGRWAAALLALLLSGCAASPPQPAPTLYQKLGGEQGIHAIVEDFTYRLADDPELVAFFANTNIDYFVGSLQDYLCVVSDGPCVYRGAPMDKAHQHMGIREADFNRLVDVLQATLLDQPISASARNQLLKRLAAQHAAIMRYQ
- the serA gene encoding phosphoglycerate dehydrogenase, which translates into the protein MAKTSLDKSKIKFLLLEGIHQSAVDSLLNAGYTNIETLSTSLSEEELIDKIRDVHFIGIRSRTQLTERVFAAAEKLTAVGCFCIGTNQVDLDAALARAIPVFNAPFSNTRSVAELVLAETIMLLRGIPEKNARAHQGGWLKSAKNSHEARGKTLGIVGYGSIGAQLSVLAESLGLDVIYYDVVTKLALGNARQVGSLEELLARADVVSLHVPDLPATRWMIGAEQIALMKQGGILINASRGSVVEIEPLAQALQSGKLLGAAIDVFPVEPKGSNEEFVSPLRGLENVILTPHIGGSTLEAQENIGIEVAEKLVTYSDNGTTITSVNFPEVALPSHPDKHRLLHIHENVPGVLSEINRVLSENGINIAGQFLQTNDKVGYVVIDVDKAYGPQALDALKQVNHTVRLRVLYSETDYRA